The Tenrec ecaudatus isolate mTenEca1 chromosome 4, mTenEca1.hap1, whole genome shotgun sequence region TTGTCCACTGTCAACAGACAGTGTTCGTCCGGGCTGCAGGCAGTGGCCAGCATAGCCGGTAAGTTGTGACTGTGTGTGGGCCCACAGCCTGGCCTTGGTCCTGGCCCCTTGTATGTGCTGAAAAATCTGCTCTCCAAGGGGTGAGCAGGAGGATTAAGGAGAGGACTGACCTCAGAAGCACCCCTTGTCAGGGGCCCTTCTGGGGCTTCCATCTCTGAGGCTGGGGCTGAGCCCCCCTGAGAATCCAGATGGGGCAGATGCCACTGCTCCCCAAACCGACAGCCTGTGGGGAAGGATGTTTATGAAATGCTTTCATTACAGGTGGCATCAGAAATGGGTCTTATGACATTGGCATGGCCTGTGGGTAAGAACTTCTTTCTGCCAGAGCTTATTTACCAACCTATGACAATGAAACTTATTTTCGTCTCCTGAGTTTTGGGgcatgccctggtggcacagcggttaaaacCCTTCCCTGCTAAGCTACAGGTTGACCATGTGCATCCACCagtgcccctcaggagaaaggtggggctgccTGCTTCCATGGCGATGTACAGCCCCGGGCCCTGTCATGCAGGGTCGCTGGAAGCCTTAATGGAACCAACTCACGTGCAGGAGCTTGCTTTGGGGCTTGGGGTGTGTCCTCAAGCCACGATTTCAGGGTTCCCCTCCACCCATCTAGGCTGCTGTCTGGGAGTGAGTTTCTACAAATGCAGCTTCACTGGGTGCTCAGTGCCCACAGCGCATAGCTCTCAGCGTGAACCGGGAAGGGGagttggcctttaagagcttcCTTCTCGAAACTGTTGGGCTGGGAAATGTGGGCAGGCGCTTGAGCACACACAGCACGTGGGTTTCCATCTGTGGCCGGCACGCTATATGCAATGCTGCCGGGCTAGCAGCTGGTTGGGGTCCCTAAAGCTAGGGCAGAGGCCAATGATAGCACTTCTTTGTTCATTTTGCCTCTCTGGCCCAGGTTCCCCAAGTGGGTGATACAGTTCATTCCCTtgccccccccacgccccccaccaccactgtaaaagcagatacctacactttatcctgaagTATGGGCGATAGTACTTTTCATTTCTAAAGGGGTTGCTTagcaacccacccacccccacacacctgaAAAGTTTCAAatgagtttgggaacctttgcTTCAACCCCTGCTGTAATTCCAAGGTGGAAACTTCCGACTGGGTACTTAGAGGCAAGGTCACTTCCACCCAGGCTGTCTGTCCACAGcctcaggggctgccctgggcaggctccagggaagggaaCTCTGAGCCCAGACCAGAAGACTCTGGATGGGGATGGGAGCAGCCTGGGCTTGCTGAGAATTCCTCCCCattagttttattattatttttagttgGAAATATCACCTTTCTAGACAGGAAATATCACTTGTCTCAGGCCTTGCAGTCGTAAATGTGACTCAGACTACACGGTGGGAACTTTGACCAGGCAAGGGCCACTGCTCAGCCTGCCCCTCTGATTGGCTTCATGTTTCTGTCTTCCTTCCTACAGCGGGTGCCTTGAGGACTGGCGTCTTCTGTAGTTTCTTACAGGGAGTCTGAGCCCCCAAACAGGTTCAGGACTGCGGGACAAGATGTTAAGGGTTGGTGTTGAAACTGACACATGAAGCAATGTAGCCCAGGGAGTCCCACCTGGCTGGGTGACAGTGGAGAAGCTTCTTGGTCTCTGTGCCGTGTCTCCTGTTGAGATGAGAGGGACACCTGCCTCCGCCCTGTGGGAGCTGATGGGAAGATTAAGTGGAGTAACAGTAGCTAACACTGCCCGGGTGCCTGTCGTGTGAGGGGCACTGTGTGAAGCCCTCTAGTTCATGAAGGAGTTGAAGGCATCGCTGCCGTAGGAAAAGCACTCAGGGACGCACGGCCTCGGCCATCCTTGGAGGCCCTGTGGTCCGCGAGCTCTGACCATACTGACCAAAGACGATCTTGCTGTCCTTAGGCCCCTTCTTGTCTGTGGAGGTCAGGCTGCTCTCTCCGATCTAGAGCTCTGTGTTTCCTTCAGCAGTGTGCCCCTCCTCCCTACTCTGAACTTGGGGCTCCCGAGCACGAGGCATTGTGGATGTCCGGTGGAGGGCTCAGGAAGGCTTTCCTTGGGCTCAGAAGCGATGGGTTAGACAAGCGTAGTCCTGCCTCAGGGCTGTGCAGTGCTCTGTCCCCCCACCCCGCTCGCCAGCTCTGCCTTGCTGGCCGAGGGTCCATTGGTGGCTCCCAGATGGCCTACTGGATTCCCTAAGGGCTCCCCTGCAGCCCTTGGCAGACACCCAGTGATTCTCGGGGAGCCTTGGCAGCACCCccatcctcctcccctcctcagaGTGGAGTCCATGTCCTTGGCTGACAGAGGCAATCCTGGAAACATTACTTCGCGTTTGGTGGAGAAGGAGAAGGCCCGAGACTGTCTGGTGCCTATGGGGTGAGTTCCCCCGTCCCTGGCTTGGTGTGCTCATTCTGGGCCTACCTGGAGCAGGGCTGGCCACCTCTGGAGGCAGGGCCAAGCCCTGGCCTGCTGCCGCTGGGTGCAACCTGCTCTGCAGGAGCTCTGGGACAAGAACTCCATGCTGCCCGTGATTTCTCTTTCCTGAGGCCTCAGAATGCCCAACCACGGCCCAGCCTGTCACTCCCACACCAAGGAGCTGTCTGTCCTAGGAGGGCCAGTGGCAGCCATAGCCCAAAGCCTGGAGAGTGGAGAAAGAAATGGAGCTTTTGATGACTGGCACTGCCAGTGGGGAGGTGTGCAGATGGGAAAGCAAACGTTTGCGGTATCTGCAGCGCCCTAGCTCAGTGGCAGTGCCCCTGAGTGTGGGCCGCTCCCAGGGATATGAGGAGATTGGAGGCTCAGAGGAGCACTGCCTCGGCAGCCCCCATAGCCAAGCTCTGTCTCTGGGGGGCGGGGCTGGAAGGCCTAGCCATGGATTAGGGTTGACCCCAACCaaggggaacagaaagcctagATAGATCCtgtcagtggggggagggggggtcatctcctggaggcacagggaagccgactcatctcctcctgtGCCCCTCGTCACACCCAGCAAAGACCCACCTCTGCACACGCCCCTCGCCCACGCAGGCCACTCTTCCCTCGGGGTGAGCTAGCACTGGCTATTGCTGGTGATTCCCTGTCTGTGCCCCTACATCCCACCCTGTGTGGTGTCTGTGCCCTAGGATAACCTCGGAGAACGTGGCTGAGCGGTTCGGCATTTCCCGGGAGAAGCAGGATACCTTTGCGCTGGCTTCCCAGCAGAAGTGAGTGATGCTGGGCTGGGTGTTGAAAGGGCTGCAGAGTGAGACTTTGGGGCTGTCCCGAGGGTACAGCTGGGCAGtgaggggttccccagcctgtgTCCCCTAGGGGGGAGGGCAGGGCCACTGTGGGCGGGAAGCACCTCCAAAGCCTGTTACTGTCTGTCCACCGTGAGTGTCTTCTAACTATCTGGGCCTccagttccctgtccctggggGCCTCATGGGGGCCAGGGCTCTCTTCTCTGGCTGGCTAGGGTTTGGTGTGTGGCGCCAGCAATACCAGGGACCCCAGCATCTAGTCTCTGAGCCACACCTGGGCCAGCGGTTGCCTCCCCACTCTCTGGGCGCTCAGACCTCTGGGTGAGGCAGGCTGAGACTGGCAAGGCCAAACCCCTGAGGAGCTTTCCTGAGGGAACAGGTGTCCCCCTGAACCCAGAGGTACCATCCCTTCCCAATCCTTTCCTCTCCTTGGTGGGTGGGAATGACCCCCACCTGGAGATCTGGGACTGGTGGCACAAGCCTGAGTCTGAACCCTGCTGTCTGTGGTGCTGGCAGGGCAGCCAGAGCCCAGAGCAAGGGCTGCTTCCAGGCTGAGATTGTGCCCGTGACCACCACAGTCCGAGACGACAAGGGCACCGAGAGGCGCGTCACCGTGGACCAGGATGAGGGCATCCGCGCCAACACCACCCTGGAGGGCCTGGCCAAACTGAAGCCTGCCTTCAAGCAGGGCGGCTCCACCACAGCTGGTGAGGCGGGGCTGCGGACAGGCCAGGGACGCAAAGGGTGTTCTCATCGGGGAGCCTCGAACAGAGCTCAGCCCCTCCGTTTACCCCTAGGAAACTCTAGCCAAGTGAGTGATGGGGCCGCTGCCCTCCTGCTGGCCCGAAGatccaaggctgaagagttgggCCTTCCCATCCTTGGGGTCCTGAGGTCCTACGCGGTGGTCGGGGTCCCACCTGATGTCATGGGCATTGGTCCTGCCTATGCCATCCCTGTAGCTCTGCAGAAAGCAGGTGAGATAGCACCTTCATACCTTCCCACTGGGTCCCTCTCCTGTTCTGCATGCGTtgctgtggggtggggacagaTGCTGGGGTGGCCTTGGGTGCGCTGCAGGATAGAGTGGGACAGGTCAGCACCCTAGCCCCAAGTCTTTGATGATCCCAGCCACGACACTGCCCACCCttactccccacccacccacctgccccaGGCAACCTGCAGGCTCACCGGTGGGCTGAGACCCAGGGAGAGAGCTGCTGAAGTCACTGGGTAAGCCTGGGCCTCTCCCCTCCCTGCAGGGCTGACTGTGGATGATGTGGAGATCTTTGAGATCAATGAGGCCTTTGCCAGCCAGGTGAGCTTTGGTCTGGCAGCCCTGCCTGGGCACTGGGCACCTGGGGGAAGCTCGGGACGCagtgcaggggtgggggctgAAGCTGaggccctgccccctcccaggccgtCTACTGTGTGGAGAAGCTAGGACTGCCCCCAGAGAAGGTGAACCCGCTAGGGGGTGCAGTGGCCCTGGGCCACCCGCTGGGCTGTACCGGGGCGAGGCAGGTTATCACGCTGCTCAACGAGCTGAAGCGCCGTGGGAAGAGGTGAGGCCGGCCCCTGGGGCCCGGGGGCTCcgtgttgggggggaggggggagctgcaTGGCACGGGAGGGTCCACCTCAGCTGTGCCGCTGAAGCCTTGGGCCACTGGCTCCTGTGTGCGCAGCGTGGTGGTGGGGCCGTTGCCCAGCCAGCATGATCTTGCCTCCACAGGGCTTATGGGGTGGTGTCCATGTGCATCGGCACCGGAATGGGGGCGGCTGCTGTCTTTGAGTACCCGGGGAACTGAGGGGCCCCAGACAGCCCTGCTCTGGCAGCCAGACCTCAACGCCACGAAGGAAGCCAAGTGATGATGACAATGACGGCAGTGGGCTCGTATGGCGCTTCAGCAAACTGGGGCAAGGCGAACACAGCGGCAGCCTGCAGTCTGTCCCAACCGCTCCTCCGCCCCGCCCCTTAGGTGGGCCCGTCCTGGCTGCTGGCTGGGCCACTGACGCAGAAAGGACAGAATAAAGGTGTGCTCTCCTATCTCATTGGCTCTTCTTTCCAGGCGTCAGGACTGCCACGCCGGGCCTCTCTGCTCCTTGAGAAACAATCCCTATCTGCACTATATCGTGCTATATGCCACTCCTCTGCCCTACGGGTGGGCTTCCCCCCACCaacacccccttcccccaggaACCGCTCAGGGCTAACAGCGAGGCAGCAGCACCTCCCACTACCCATTGCAGCAGACCTGCTCTTGTGCTGGGGGCCAGGTTTATTTCCAGAGCTGGGGGTTAGGGACTAGGGGAGCACCTCAGAGCGGGAGGTGATGTACTTCTCGTCATAGGAGCCCTGGCCCCGGAGCCGCAGGGTGCAGGCCTTCTCGCCAAGCATGCCCTCCACCACCAGTGTGGACTCGTACAGCTCTCTGCCCctgcagggagaggggagtggggtgggtgcTGAGCTTAGGAGGCCCGTGGGCTGGGCGCTGGGCCGGTGGGAGAGGCTGTACCTGGCAGTGAAGAAAATCTGCAGGGtgatggtgggtgggggtgcCTTGACCGGCCGAGCCTCCAGCAGTCCACTGCTGGGGGAGACCTGGAAAGCTGACtcctgggggcctgtgggggACAGAGACAGGCCAGGCAGCTCCATGTGCTGCCCCAGGGAGCCTCAAGCACACCCAGCCTTGCTctgcctcccaggggaatgggaaCTGGCCATCTCTGCAGGGATTCCCAGCTGGTACCAGCCCCATAGTGGGCCAGTGAGCTGGAGGGAAGCCATGCCTTACCCATCAGCACGGTCCAGTAGCTCCGGCAGCAGCTCAGGTTCATCAGGTAGACGTCTCGGACCTGCAGCTGGCCTACGTAACaggtcccaaagtccacccagCTGGTGGAGAGCTGGAGCTCAGGCACAGCCACAATGGCCCGAAGGGGCACCACCTGGGGGTAGGGGGAAGCCAGCCCACTTAGCTGGACTCAGCCAGGAGGACCTCTGGGACACAGGGACCCCAGCTAACACCCTGGAAGTTGTGAGAAGAGCACCTGGGTGTGGCAGAGGGCTGGTGCTGGCATGGAAAGCCAGATGTGCTGGTGAATTCACTCAGGGAGATTCCATTGGCTTCCTGTGCCCCTTGCCCAGATCCAGCTCTTCAGTTTCTGCTCCTGAGCAGGCAGCCCTCCCCACTCCATCCCACCTCTCCTCCCATGGGTGCCCCCAAGGCttggctctctgctcccctcaCACTCTGGGTTATCTCATGTGTCCCTCAGCCTCAGGCCCCAGCTGGGTCCTCTCCTGGCCCTGACAGCCACCTCTCATTGCCTTAGGCACTGCCACCCCCAAtctcctcccccagccctcagctcCAGCAGCTGCTCAGGCAGCGGTGCCTGAGAGTTAAATTCCTTTGGGCCCCCACCTCCAGCTCTTCCTTCCAGCATCTTGAATCCAGTCCTCTAGCCTTTTCTGCACCCACCTCATCTACTCCACCAGCTCAGCTTCCACACCACAGCTTGGTGGTCTGCAGTCCTCAGCTGGCTGGAAACCCTAGCATATAAGCTCGAGTCGTCCCTGGTGGCTGCCTCTGCTGCTCAGAGTCCCCATCTTACTTAGCCTGATACTCAACGTCGTTCCCATTTCTCTCGATTGAACAGTGTGTAGCCTTCCTGGTTTGCCATCCTACAAGACTCCACCTGGCCCAGTGGGGCAGGGGTGAACCGTGAAGGCAGGGGCTGAGGCTGCCTCTTTTAATTCTGAGGGTCCTGCCTgggcttgtccccctgggagccTGGCAGATGCAGGTCCAGCCTGGGTCTAGCCAGGCTTCATGCTCGGCGGCCGGACGTGCCTGCGTGGTCTGGTTGGTATActccaggagcagattctgggtGAACACCAGCTTCCTTTCCCCATTCTGGCTCTGCTGAATCTCCACTCCTGGCAGCATCTGGTCAGCTGGGAGCTTCTGATAGGAGAGCAGCTCCAAAGATAACGAGAAGGACACGTTTACCTGGGCAGAGGAGAGGTGGGCCGGTGTCACTTCCCTCCGACCACACTGCATGCCCAGCAAGGGCCCAACCCAGCAACCAGCCAGGCAACACACCTCCCACCCTGCAACCAGTGCACCTGTTCACTCCACAGACACTGCCAGCACCCCGTTAGTGCCAGGGCTATGGGCAGGCTTGCCCTCAGTCCAGAAGCTAGACAGAGGGGAGTAGGCCAGTAAGCAAATGGGTCTTTGCCACCTAGCCCGACCACGGCCGCAGTCTGGCTGGTGGCAGTGTGGAGCCTCCTGGTGGGCGTGCCCTGAAGGCAGTGAGCAGCCCCATGGTGGGTGTGTCCTGAGGACAATtaggagcccctggtgggtttccagagGCCTCTGCTGCTGCGGGCAGAGTGGGCTGCAGGGAGCACGAGTCTGTGGAAGCTGAGCAGCTGGGGACTGGGCTGTCACTAAGGCCAGAGAGGCTGGGATTTGGCCCTGTGGTTCCCAAACACGGGTCCCTAGAGTGGGTTCTTTAGAATCAACCTGGGCCTACCAGTGTGGACAGGGTTAGTCTGGGTCTAGAGACTGGGAGCAAAGTTTGGGTGGAAGCCACTGCCCTGTCTCGGGCACAGGAGGGTGAGGCACTGGGACATTTGCGGAGATCTTTCTGGAAACCCTTGGGCTCTCCACGAGCTACCAGAGGATTTTTCCAAACCAGGTAACTAAGCCTGGGTCTCCTGGGGAGCTTTGTGGAGCGGGCCAGCTAGGTCCTGGGATTCCCTCAGGGCGCTTGAAGAAGGGACAAAGGCTAACCGGGGCCAGGGTGCCCTGCCCTCTGCAGACTGCTCGGTCTCCCCTACTCCATGGTGAGGTTCGAGAGGGCTCTCGGCCTGACACCGTGCCCAACCGTAGCACAGGCACTCCAGACCACATAGGGGAGCATCTTAGGAGCAAGAATGTAGCCCGCAAGTGGACAAGACAGCCCAGGGAGTGCCCACAGGGCGACGGCTGCCCCGGCATGGCGGGGCCAGGCAGACACTCGTGTCTGCAAACAAGGCCTGTGTGCGCGTGTGTCCGCCTCTCAGTAGGAGTGAGTGGAGCTACATTGACTGCAGAGcagcgcgtgagtgtgtgtgacaGGGGGGCCATTGGCTGCAGGTGGGTGTGTGCCTGGGCTGTGAGTGCCTGCGGACCCTCCACTGACCAGCATGTTCTCCTGTGGCGGGAGCACCAGCAGCTGGCCCGCTTCTCTCTCTTCATAGTCCTGCTCCTGGTCCGGGCTGGGCGCTCTGGCGCTGGCCCCGTTGTGGGAAATGGAGAAGGGCTTGGAGACTAGGAGCCGGAAGTAATGTGGGATTTCTGTCGTGTTGGTCAGCTTCAGGTGGTGGGTGGTGACCAGCTCACTCAGCACCTGGACGGCCACAGAGCAGAGTTGCATCTCCTTGCCTCCTCAATCCCAggaccgggggtggggggatggtggGGCCCAGGCCGACCCAGAGGGGTACTGGAGATACAGGAGCCACAGCATGCTCACCCCGAAGCAGGGATGTTCAGGGATGAGGTCACTGGCTTGGTGCTGGAATTCCATGCTCCCATCGTAGTCCAGCTCCACACTCAGCCTGCTCAGCAACAGGCACTGCTGGGTTGGGCCTCAGGCCCACTGGCCTGCCCCTCTGCCCATCAGGCCCCTAGCCAGTGTTTCCCTGCCTCACTTGCTAGCTTCTCCCTTCCATTTGTGCCCTGGCTCCCAGAACCCTGGCTGGTCCCCAGCAGGGTGTGGTGAGGGTGCTCCCCACAGGGGCCTGGGAAAGTGGGGCAGCCCAGTGGACTCACTGTGCGGGCCTCACGTGACCATGCAAGTCCAGTCTCAGGGGTCCCACAGCAAAGTCCTGCAGGCGCCGCCACCTCCCTGGATTCTCTCTGTCCACCTGCCAGGCCCAAGCCTGATCACTGGCAGCCCCTGGGCTGAGCCATTGTCGTCAGGTGCCATCTCAGAGAGAGCGACGGTGGTGTCTGGGACCCTGCCCCCCCCCTCGACCCCCAACCCCAGACCAGGAGGGCTTACCTCACTGTCCAAGCTCATGAAGCCCAGGGCATAGCCAGTGCACTCCACCTTGCTCAGGGTGTCAGGACTGAGGACCATGGGTGTGAAGGAGACGTAGATGGTGCTACTGCCCCCAGCAGGGACCACCTGGCACGGACAGGGCAGCCTCAGCACTGCCTCATGTACACTGGCAGGCCCGCCCGCCCACGTGCAGGCTCTGAGCCCAACTCACCACCTGCCTGGGGCTGACAGAGTACAGGTCATCAGAGGGCACCCCCTGGTGCTCCTGCAGAATGACCGAGATGATCTTCGGAGCCTTCCTGTTGCTGCCACTGCTGCTGCTCTCCGCCTGTCGCCAAGGAGGACCCGGGCTTATACAGATGCAGCTGGCCCACTGCCCGCCCCTCAGCACCTCACAGAGCGGCCAGCCCACCACCGCCCTCTGCTCACAGACAGGACAGCTTCGTGGCTGATGACGGACATGTCTGAGGGACAGGAGGATGAGGAGCATGAGGTGGTCTCCAGGCTCTCGGGGCATAGGGTCTCATTCCCAGCCTGGTCCCGCAATGGGAAGGGTGGCCCGTAGAACACCAGCAGGTCCACTAGCTGTTCCTCCCTGTCCTCGGGAACATAGGTGTCCCAGTCCAGGCGGATGTCTGGGGCAGGTGTGGGGAACAGGGCGAAGGAGAAGGAAAGGAGAAGATGAGCTCCCTAGACCTCCTCCCGGGGCTCCTCCGACAGAGGCTCCCccccgcgcgcgcgcgcacacacacacacacacacacacacacacacacggtgtagGGAGGCCTCTCCGCCTCTCCAGTATCACTGCTTTTTGTCAGCagctctcatttttaaaaaaatcttcacagCCTTGTGCCATCTGGCTGTGTCATCTTTAGCCCTCCTGTCACTTTGCTGTTAGGAGACCCAGGTGTCGCCTCCAAGTCCAAACACAGGACTCCAGGTAATCCACTTTCTCTCGCTCTCCAGCCTCTCGCTGGGACCTCCAGTGATCCCGCCAACCTCTGTGCTCTGATGTCTTCCCCATCCTCCGTTAGCCCGTTGGGATTCACCTCCCTCCACAGCCAGGCTAGTCTCCGGGAGTCACGTGTCTTGCCGGGATCCTATCTCCTTCCACCTGCCTGGTAAAACCTAACTCCAGTTGAACTGAACATTCCTCTGGGAATCGCTGGAGACAATTCCCCAAGCTGTGCAGATTGCCACCACCATAAACCTGCCTCCAACTAGATGGGACACCGCGCCCACCTCCCGTTGTCCATCCCTGCATGTTCCTAGTCAGCCGTCCCTCCTAGCTTTGACCATGGCAATGTCAAGCCTTCCTTGCCCACCAGCGGCACCTCCATCTGCTCCCTCTTCTCCCAAAATTCCCAAGGCCAGAAATCTTTCAAGTTCTGTTCCAAGCCTACACATCTGCATGTATGCGGTCATCCCCTTTCCGCCTGCCTTCAATCCTGCCCCTCCTTCCTGGGGACCAGCCACACACAGTCTCCCCTCTCGCTGGTGTTATCAGACCCTCACCTCTCCTGACCATTTCCCAGGAGCACTTCAACCAGTCAGGTCTGCCCTGCCATGAGCAGTCCCGAACTAGAGGACCTCGTCCAGGGACCACTGTTTCTCTGCCGCTCAGGAAGCATCCACATGTCACccatactccccccaccccttccccagggTCACCGACGACCCCCATATACCGAATCATCTGACGTCAAAGTAGAGGTAGAATGATGTGCTGCTCCACAGACTAAATCACAGAACTGAGGAAAGGTATGAGTCCGCTGACTTTTTCCATAAGAGACAGAGGCAGTCAGACTGAGTTTACAATCaatacaaacaaaacaatgcaGCTCTCTGCTCTAAAAAACAGAGGCATGGGTGCAAGGCAAATGCAATGAGAAGACATCAGGGTAACAATGTTAATACAAGGCCAGGCGAAAACTAAagaaaggagccacatggaacatGGGCAGGTGCTAAAAGGCCTACTTTGTGAGGACAATCCAACACGCATGTGGTAGtcccctaatctggtgtcaatttaaggattaagagtgtgggagtggagtctaggctgtcaatctggagatagccaatgagacttctgtgggcatggccttctcctgagaattctgggaaatctggtacttcgtTCTTGGAGTTgggagacatctctctctctctctctctctctctctctctctctctctctctctctctgcagactcccttggagactctctactgacaaagctcacttcctgcaagacatccctgagaagaaaccacatggacctatcctgatgcaaccctgggaactggagtagccacatggagacccctgccagcgctgagatgcttacatcaccacTGAATCCAAaatctttctacccactgacctgtgattttcctgcattcggcatcattgcatgtgtttcatgagtctgaaaaggactttatagattactgtcagacatatgggctaatattggatgtatggacttgatctggaatgggctgggatgttttctcaatgttcaagtgctcttgtatatatgaatgtgtttctctagtctacccagactgacacaacacATCAAACAGCAGAGAGGCGAAGAACATACATTGAAAGGGCTCAGAATGCAAGGAGAACCGGACGGGCATAGGAAGACAATGGCAGACACTGCAAGAAAGACACTCTCTTAAAAACGGCACAGATCTGGGAGTCAGGCGGCAGTAAAGACACAACGCAGCAGTCCTCCGCTTTGACGGAACATTAGACTCACCCAAGTACCCTTAAAAATGGCAAAGCCCAAGACCTGCCCAGAGAGACCGCACTCGGGTGGGCTTCCACAGGTCCCAGGATTCCTTCAGCTCCCCAGGTGACTCATGTATGATCTGGGCTGGCTCCCTCAGGCCTCCGTGATCTCCCTGGTGCCCACAATATGCTCCTCAGGCCAGGCTGGCTGAACCTTCCTCCTGAAATTAGTGGGAGCACCCCTGCCCACAAGACAGCCTGGCTTGGGTCTCTTCCACCCACTCTGCAATACTCTGGCCTTCAGACACATCAGGATGCCCAGCCCTCTGGCACCGTCCTCCTGTCCCCTTggtaggtagccccagcccaggGCATGTGGCATGTGGCTGAGGCACAGCTAAAGCAATGAGAAGGGGTCCCCTGAGGTGTCTGTCCCCATGCAAAGTGACCCCCAGTGAGAGTAAGGCATTGGACTCATCAACACTGGGAGGCCCAAGGTTGAGCAAGGGCAAGCCCTGTCCTGAAGGACTCTAGTAACTCTCTAGCAGCC contains the following coding sequences:
- the ACAA1 gene encoding 3-ketoacyl-CoA thiolase, peroxisomal; the protein is MWRLQVVLGHLKGQPDSDALPALRAVRCLGAAPQASAGDVVVVHGRRTAIGRGGRGGFKDTTPDELLSAVMTAVLQDVKLRPAELGDICVGNVLQPGAGAIMARIAQFLSDIPETVPLSTVNRQCSSGLQAVASIAGGIRNGSYDIGMACGVESMSLADRGNPGNITSRLVEKEKARDCLVPMGITSENVAERFGISREKQDTFALASQQKAARAQSKGCFQAEIVPVTTTVRDDKGTERRVTVDQDEGIRANTTLEGLAKLKPAFKQGGSTTAGNSSQVSDGAAALLLARRSKAEELGLPILGVLRSYAVVGVPPDVMGIGPAYAIPVALQKAGLTVDDVEIFEINEAFASQAVYCVEKLGLPPEKVNPLGGAVALGHPLGCTGARQVITLLNELKRRGKRAYGVVSMCIGTGMGAAAVFEYPGN